From the genome of Oceanidesulfovibrio indonesiensis, one region includes:
- a CDS encoding tyrosine-type recombinase/integrase, which produces MQQLTDEKIRELVDEWIKDALDAEYEALLRSGPWNEEKLGTYKGTLQLVGSEIYDAWLRKDFRQVKGRVDALLAHKGVEADRDSMVYRKLCDALLKAEADVLREVSDYTWEGPSSFPPTTNEIPDAQPQPIQQDEVKTGPTLHEAVEKYIEDKNPGWSPKSRIDMPPKLRQFVKIVGYDLPFTQLDRDAMRKYRDMMENLPARYEQKKIYRDKSFEEILAMDIPDEEKLAAKSLENRFIIIRSFLNWCEDEGYIEKVRGLNKVLKVSKATQGRSTGKRAPFTEDDLRNLFAPEAYAEETRKSPARFWMPLLALYTGARIEELAQLHLSDIKSIDGVLVIDINALDGKQLKTAAAVRRVPIHPFLGKLGFLDYVATMNKRGEQRLFPDLSLVEKTGKYSAAISQWFTRYRREQGVQDQDEEGRSRTFHSFRHTFITRSKHLGLNRNMLKEIVGHEQGETDDVTAIYEGSYPPRMLRDEFIKKIDFHERVEELNLL; this is translated from the coding sequence ATGCAGCAACTGACAGACGAAAAGATCAGAGAACTTGTGGACGAATGGATCAAGGATGCTCTGGATGCGGAGTATGAAGCCCTGCTTCGGAGCGGACCATGGAACGAGGAGAAGCTCGGAACGTACAAGGGCACCCTGCAACTGGTCGGCTCAGAAATCTATGATGCCTGGCTGCGAAAAGACTTCCGCCAGGTCAAAGGCCGCGTGGATGCCTTACTGGCCCACAAGGGAGTAGAGGCAGACAGGGACTCCATGGTTTACAGGAAGCTTTGCGATGCTCTGCTGAAGGCAGAAGCAGATGTCCTTCGTGAAGTCTCTGACTACACCTGGGAGGGCCCTTCTTCCTTTCCTCCAACGACCAATGAAATTCCTGATGCTCAGCCGCAACCTATTCAGCAGGATGAGGTCAAGACTGGACCTACCTTGCATGAGGCGGTGGAGAAATACATCGAGGACAAGAATCCAGGCTGGTCTCCAAAAAGCCGGATCGACATGCCCCCCAAGCTGCGCCAGTTCGTGAAGATCGTGGGCTATGACCTGCCTTTCACCCAACTAGACCGTGATGCCATGCGCAAGTACCGCGACATGATGGAAAACCTGCCGGCCCGCTACGAGCAGAAAAAGATCTATCGCGACAAGAGCTTCGAAGAGATTCTTGCCATGGATATCCCTGACGAGGAAAAGCTCGCGGCCAAGTCGCTGGAGAATCGGTTCATCATAATCCGCAGCTTTCTCAACTGGTGCGAGGACGAGGGCTATATCGAGAAAGTCCGAGGCCTGAACAAGGTGCTGAAAGTCTCAAAGGCCACGCAGGGGCGTTCGACTGGCAAGAGAGCGCCGTTTACCGAAGACGACCTGCGCAACCTGTTCGCCCCAGAAGCGTATGCAGAGGAGACCAGAAAAAGCCCTGCCCGGTTCTGGATGCCCCTGCTCGCCCTGTACACCGGTGCGAGGATCGAGGAATTGGCGCAGCTCCACCTTTCTGACATCAAGTCCATCGACGGTGTCCTGGTCATCGATATCAACGCGCTCGACGGCAAACAGCTCAAGACCGCAGCAGCCGTGAGGCGTGTCCCAATCCACCCATTTCTGGGAAAGCTCGGCTTTCTCGACTACGTCGCGACCATGAACAAGCGTGGTGAACAACGCCTGTTCCCGGACCTCTCCCTGGTCGAGAAGACTGGCAAGTACTCCGCTGCCATATCCCAGTGGTTCACCCGTTACCGGCGCGAACAAGGCGTCCAAGACCAGGACGAGGAAGGTCGCAGCAGGACTTTCCACTCGTTCCGGCACACCTTCATCACACGCAGCAAGCATCTCGGGCTGAACCGAAACATGCTCAAGGAGATCGTGGGGCACGAGCAGGGCGAGACCGACGATGTGACCGCAATTTACGAAGGGTCATATCCGCCTAGGATGCTCCGTGACGAGTTCATCAAGAAAATTGATTTTCACGAGCGTGTGGAGGAGTTGAATCTCCTATAG
- a CDS encoding restriction endonuclease subunit S, giving the protein MGKYTAYPEYKDSGVEWLGKVPTHWELVRNIGLFEERNEKGSPDAELLAVTILYGVLKQSDLAEITDRKNTASDDKSNYKLVREGDLVYNKMRMWQGAIGISPQDGIVSPAYIVLKPSTEINNRFFFYQFKTPGFISESGRFSYGLCDDMNSLRYKDFRSIYSIVPPQEEQTQIAAFLDHETAKIDRLIAKQEELIALLQEKRQAVISHAVTKGLDPNAPMKDSGVEWLGEVPAHWEVKKIKHITKSIEQGWSPQCESEPANGDAWGVLKVGCVNGGVFNSAENKKLPETMAPRPDYALKAGDLLISRANTKDLVGSAAVVQHDHPNLMLCDKLYRLRLIDSVIPHWVAFYLGTSNARERIELEATGASHSMQNIGQDTIKDIHCPVPPKGEADSILNCLSSKLSSLRNVEKKASTAIALLQERHTALISAAVTGKIDVREWGREVQA; this is encoded by the coding sequence ATGGGCAAATACACGGCGTACCCGGAATACAAGGACTCCGGCGTGGAATGGCTGGGGAAAGTGCCGACGCATTGGGAACTTGTCCGCAACATTGGACTCTTTGAGGAGCGCAATGAGAAAGGCTCTCCGGATGCTGAGCTACTAGCCGTGACAATACTTTACGGCGTTCTGAAGCAAAGTGATTTAGCCGAGATTACCGACAGGAAAAACACTGCGAGCGACGACAAAAGTAACTACAAACTCGTTCGCGAAGGCGACCTCGTCTACAACAAGATGCGTATGTGGCAAGGAGCCATCGGCATTTCCCCTCAAGATGGCATAGTCAGCCCCGCGTACATAGTACTCAAGCCAAGTACAGAAATTAACAATCGGTTTTTCTTCTACCAATTCAAGACCCCGGGCTTTATCAGCGAATCAGGTCGTTTCTCCTATGGTCTCTGTGACGACATGAACAGCTTGAGATACAAAGACTTCAGAAGCATCTACTCGATCGTCCCTCCTCAAGAAGAACAAACCCAAATCGCCGCGTTCCTCGACCACGAGACGGCGAAGATCGACCGGCTCATTGCCAAGCAGGAAGAACTCATCGCCCTGCTCCAGGAAAAGCGCCAGGCCGTGATCTCCCACGCCGTGACCAAGGGCCTCGACCCCAACGCGCCCATGAAGGACTCGGGCGTGGAGTGGCTGGGCGAGGTGCCGGCGCATTGGGAGGTGAAGAAGATCAAGCATATTACCAAGAGCATCGAACAAGGGTGGAGCCCACAGTGTGAATCCGAGCCGGCCAACGGTGATGCCTGGGGGGTCTTGAAAGTTGGGTGTGTGAATGGAGGCGTATTTAATAGCGCAGAAAACAAAAAGCTTCCTGAAACAATGGCACCACGACCAGATTATGCATTGAAGGCAGGCGACTTGCTTATCTCACGTGCAAACACAAAGGATCTTGTCGGAAGCGCAGCTGTCGTTCAACATGATCATCCTAATCTCATGCTTTGCGATAAATTGTATCGCCTTCGCTTAATTGATTCAGTAATACCCCACTGGGTTGCATTCTACCTTGGCACATCAAACGCCAGAGAAAGGATCGAGCTTGAAGCAACTGGTGCAAGCCATTCAATGCAGAACATTGGGCAGGACACGATTAAAGATATCCATTGCCCAGTTCCTCCTAAAGGTGAAGCGGATAGCATACTCAACTGCTTGTCGAGCAAATTATCCTCCTTGCGAAATGTAGAAAAGAAAGCCAGTACGGCTATTGCCCTTCTCCAAGAACGCCACACCGCGCTCATCTCCGCCGCCGTAACCGGCAAGATCGATGTTCGGGAGTGGGGCAGGGAGGTCCAGGCATGA
- a CDS encoding type I restriction-modification system subunit M, whose amino-acid sequence MVINFSDAAAKIWAVADLLRGEFKQSQYGRIILPFTLLRRLECVLEPTKAQVLQAAKKYEAQDMGDAADKLLKRESGRQFYNTSPMTLATLGETQIFDNLDAYIKAFSPDAREIFEHFHFTDYLDQLDAANLLFLVVQRFANWDLSPEAISNYEMGLIFEELIRRFAESSNETAGEHFTPRDIVHLATNLAFMDDDDTLSQSGVVRSLYDPTAGTGGFLSEGTHLMGEMNPDAVIRVFGQELNPESYAICKGDMLIKAQDIANIKLGNTLSDDQLPRQEFDYMLSNPPFGVDWKKIEKTVKDEHKLKGYEGRFGPGLPRVSDGSLLFLLHLVSKMRDPKDGGSRIAIILNGSPLFTGGAGSGESEIRRYLLERDLLEAIVALPTDLFFNTGIATYIWVLSNRKAPERKGKVQLINATGLFAPMRRSLGSKRRYIDRDQIATIVDQYGQFEETDICKVFDVEDFGYRRITVERPLQLAFHPQDETRRAALTADKAWAKWPDALQTDTLAALDSLAEKYLSRSAFKKALKKAGVSLSAVQFKLLQKHLGEHDPEAEVCTVKGKPEPDPSLRDYENVPLKEDVQTYFEREVLPHVPDAWIDADKRDAKDGRVGIVGYEIPFNRHFYEYTPPRPLEEIDADLDRVSKEIMDLLGEVHV is encoded by the coding sequence ATGGTCATCAACTTCTCCGACGCCGCCGCCAAAATCTGGGCCGTGGCCGATCTGTTGCGCGGCGAGTTCAAGCAGTCCCAATACGGCCGCATCATCCTGCCCTTCACCCTGCTGCGCCGCCTCGAATGCGTGCTGGAGCCCACCAAGGCCCAGGTGCTCCAGGCCGCCAAGAAGTATGAAGCCCAGGACATGGGAGACGCCGCAGACAAGCTCCTCAAGCGGGAGTCGGGCCGCCAGTTCTACAACACCTCGCCCATGACCCTCGCCACCCTCGGCGAGACGCAGATATTCGACAACCTGGACGCCTACATCAAGGCCTTCAGCCCGGACGCCCGCGAGATATTCGAGCACTTCCACTTCACGGACTACCTCGACCAGCTCGACGCAGCCAACCTCCTCTTCCTCGTGGTCCAGCGCTTCGCCAACTGGGACCTCAGCCCGGAGGCCATCAGCAACTACGAGATGGGCCTCATCTTCGAGGAACTCATCCGTCGCTTCGCTGAATCATCCAACGAGACCGCCGGTGAGCACTTCACCCCGCGGGACATCGTCCACCTCGCCACAAACCTCGCCTTCATGGATGACGACGATACCCTGTCCCAGTCCGGCGTGGTCCGCTCATTGTACGACCCCACGGCCGGCACGGGCGGCTTCCTCTCCGAAGGCACGCACCTCATGGGCGAGATGAACCCGGACGCCGTCATCCGCGTCTTCGGCCAGGAGCTGAACCCGGAGAGCTACGCCATCTGCAAGGGCGACATGCTCATCAAGGCGCAGGATATCGCCAACATCAAGCTCGGCAACACCCTCTCGGACGACCAGCTCCCCCGCCAGGAGTTCGACTACATGCTCTCCAACCCGCCCTTCGGCGTGGACTGGAAAAAGATCGAGAAGACGGTGAAGGACGAGCACAAGCTCAAAGGGTACGAGGGTCGCTTCGGCCCCGGCCTGCCCCGCGTGTCGGACGGCTCCCTGCTCTTCCTCCTCCACCTCGTCAGCAAGATGCGCGACCCAAAAGACGGCGGCTCCCGCATCGCCATCATCCTCAACGGCTCGCCCCTCTTCACCGGCGGTGCAGGCTCAGGCGAGAGCGAGATACGCCGCTACCTCCTGGAGCGCGACCTGCTCGAAGCCATCGTGGCCCTGCCCACGGACCTCTTCTTCAACACGGGCATCGCCACCTACATCTGGGTGCTCTCCAACCGCAAAGCGCCCGAGCGCAAGGGCAAGGTCCAGCTCATCAACGCCACGGGTCTCTTCGCGCCCATGCGCCGTTCTCTCGGTTCCAAGCGCCGCTACATAGACCGCGACCAGATCGCCACCATCGTGGACCAGTACGGCCAGTTCGAGGAGACGGACATCTGCAAGGTCTTCGACGTGGAGGACTTCGGCTACCGCCGTATCACGGTGGAGCGTCCCCTCCAGCTCGCCTTCCACCCGCAGGACGAAACCCGCCGCGCCGCCCTCACGGCGGACAAGGCATGGGCCAAATGGCCTGACGCACTCCAGACAGACACCCTCGCCGCCCTGGACAGCCTCGCGGAGAAATACCTCTCCCGCTCCGCGTTCAAAAAGGCGCTCAAGAAGGCCGGCGTGTCCCTCAGCGCGGTGCAGTTCAAGCTGCTGCAAAAGCACCTGGGCGAGCACGACCCCGAGGCCGAGGTCTGCACGGTAAAGGGCAAGCCCGAACCGGACCCGAGCCTGCGCGACTACGAGAACGTGCCCCTCAAGGAGGATGTACAGACGTACTTTGAGCGGGAGGTCCTGCCCCACGTGCCGGACGCCTGGATAGACGCGGACAAGCGGGACGCCAAGGACGGCCGGGTGGGCATTGTGGGCTACGAGATCCCCTTCAACCGCCATTTCTACGAGTACACGCCCCCGCGCCCTCTGGAGGAGATCGACGCGGACCTGGACCGCGTAAGCAAGGAAATCATGGACCTGCTGGGCGAGGTGCACGTCTGA
- a CDS encoding DnaJ C-terminal domain-containing protein produces MEYKDYYKVLGVDKKASKDEVSRAYKKLARKYHPDLNPDDKAAEDKFKEVTEAYEVLKDEEKRKLYDQLGPNWKHGQDFRPPPGYENMHFGGFGGGGGASSFDASGFSDFFETIFGGASGMGGASFRSGGLGGDPFGRGGFSSRPRRGSDAEATLDLSLEEAYHGGSKAITLTEQEPGGPPRTKTLNVNIPAGVKDGARIRLAGQGNPGMSGGPAGDLFLKVRVQPHTRYYLDGSNIVTDLPITPWEAALGANVRVPTLDGEVEMKIPAGVDSGRKMRIRGRGLGQGANKGDELVRIMIKSPKELSEQERELWEKLAEASSFAPRG; encoded by the coding sequence ATGGAATACAAGGACTACTACAAGGTCCTCGGCGTGGACAAAAAGGCGTCCAAAGATGAGGTCTCGCGGGCATACAAGAAGCTCGCCCGCAAGTACCACCCCGATCTCAACCCGGACGACAAGGCCGCCGAGGACAAGTTCAAGGAAGTCACAGAGGCGTACGAGGTCCTCAAGGACGAAGAGAAGCGCAAACTCTACGACCAGCTCGGCCCCAACTGGAAGCACGGACAGGATTTCCGGCCGCCGCCCGGATACGAGAACATGCACTTCGGCGGATTCGGCGGCGGGGGCGGCGCGTCCAGCTTCGACGCCTCGGGTTTCTCCGACTTCTTCGAGACCATCTTCGGCGGAGCGAGCGGCATGGGAGGAGCCTCCTTCCGTTCCGGTGGACTGGGGGGCGACCCCTTCGGCCGCGGCGGTTTTTCCAGCAGGCCGCGCCGGGGTTCGGACGCCGAGGCCACCCTCGATCTGTCCCTGGAGGAAGCCTACCACGGCGGGTCCAAGGCCATCACCCTCACGGAGCAGGAGCCGGGCGGACCGCCCCGCACCAAGACGCTGAACGTGAACATACCGGCCGGCGTCAAGGACGGCGCGCGCATCCGGCTGGCCGGCCAGGGCAATCCCGGCATGTCCGGCGGACCTGCGGGCGATCTGTTCCTCAAGGTCCGTGTCCAGCCGCACACCCGCTACTACCTGGACGGCTCCAACATCGTCACGGACCTTCCCATCACGCCGTGGGAAGCCGCACTGGGAGCCAATGTGCGCGTGCCCACTCTGGACGGCGAGGTGGAAATGAAGATCCCGGCCGGCGTGGATTCCGGCCGCAAGATGCGCATCCGCGGCCGCGGGCTGGGCCAGGGCGCGAACAAAGGCGACGAGCTCGTGCGCATCATGATCAAGTCGCCCAAGGAACTTTCCGAACAAGAGCGCGAGCTGTGGGAGAAACTGGCCGAGGCCTCCTCCTTTGCGCCGCGGGGATGA
- a CDS encoding AAA family ATPase, whose translation MGKKKRRNRKTVHKATKPSVKKTSPLEIQTFGELLELDIPVREDLITPWLREGESAMIYAAAGVGKSMYSLSLALTIAGGGSYLAWTAPKPRKVLLVDGEMHMDDIKSRSTMLLEKMEDLDHDLVRQNLHIISRQGQKAEVQFPDIAKAGGRREIEELATNYDLIILDNLSTLATIKNENDAAAFTDIVKLLMRLKQCGIACILVHHSGKGNNRSTYRGSSMLATTFEVIQGLTQLPDARAANGTAFKLTWDKFRGKKDSSVMDSEIWLDEQGWHHEVASNEELDLLVETAQSGMYSTQAQIAKALNWDTSKVSRMKTKAIAEELITEQEWKDCLAQARQTAQPTAETLGFTATQ comes from the coding sequence ATGGGGAAGAAGAAACGCAGAAACCGCAAGACCGTCCACAAGGCCACGAAACCCAGCGTGAAGAAGACCTCTCCCCTGGAGATACAGACCTTCGGAGAGCTTTTGGAACTCGACATCCCGGTCCGGGAAGACCTCATCACACCATGGCTGCGCGAAGGCGAAAGCGCCATGATCTACGCCGCAGCAGGCGTGGGCAAGTCCATGTACTCGCTGTCCCTGGCGCTCACCATCGCAGGCGGGGGCAGCTACCTTGCCTGGACCGCTCCCAAACCCCGTAAGGTGCTTCTGGTGGATGGCGAAATGCACATGGACGACATCAAAAGCCGCTCCACCATGCTGTTGGAAAAAATGGAGGACCTCGACCATGATCTGGTCCGCCAAAACCTCCACATCATCTCCCGCCAGGGCCAGAAGGCCGAGGTTCAATTCCCGGATATTGCCAAGGCCGGTGGACGCAGAGAAATCGAGGAATTGGCGACGAATTACGACCTCATCATCCTCGACAACCTCTCCACCTTGGCGACCATCAAGAACGAGAACGACGCCGCAGCCTTCACTGACATCGTCAAGCTCCTGATGCGCCTCAAACAGTGTGGTATTGCCTGCATCCTCGTTCACCACTCGGGCAAGGGCAATAACAGGAGCACCTACCGTGGATCATCCATGCTGGCGACCACCTTCGAGGTCATCCAAGGCCTGACCCAACTGCCTGATGCCCGCGCGGCCAATGGAACGGCCTTCAAGCTCACCTGGGACAAGTTCCGGGGCAAGAAGGACTCCTCGGTCATGGACTCCGAGATATGGCTCGACGAACAGGGCTGGCATCACGAGGTCGCCTCCAACGAGGAGTTGGACCTGCTTGTAGAGACTGCCCAGTCCGGCATGTACTCGACCCAGGCCCAGATCGCCAAAGCCCTGAACTGGGACACCTCCAAGGTCTCCCGCATGAAAACGAAGGCCATCGCGGAGGAACTGATCACCGAGCAAGAATGGAAAGACTGCCTCGCCCAGGCGCGTCAGACCGCCCAACCCACCGCTGAAACTCTCGGCTTCACCGCCACCCAGTAG
- a CDS encoding recombinase family protein has translation MTTMDHPHNGNGQHVGYVRVSTLTQHTDRQLDGVHLDHLFEDKASAKDTKRPELEACLEYLRHGDTLHVHSIDRLARNLSDLQEIVDDLTSRGISVQFHKENLTFTGQDSSMQKLMFQMMGAFAEFERSLIRERQREGIAIAKAKGKYKGRKKALTKEQVEEIKARKDQGEPMAKLAREYGVSRTTLYASL, from the coding sequence ATGACGACCATGGACCATCCTCACAACGGTAACGGCCAGCACGTCGGCTACGTTCGAGTCAGCACCCTCACACAGCACACAGACCGTCAACTCGACGGCGTCCACCTCGACCACCTCTTCGAGGACAAAGCCAGCGCCAAGGACACCAAGCGCCCAGAGCTTGAAGCCTGCCTTGAATACCTTCGCCACGGTGACACCCTCCACGTCCATTCCATCGACAGACTTGCCCGGAACCTGTCAGACCTCCAGGAGATCGTGGATGACCTGACAAGCCGGGGAATATCTGTCCAGTTCCACAAGGAGAACCTGACCTTCACCGGCCAGGATAGCTCCATGCAGAAGCTCATGTTCCAGATGATGGGAGCCTTTGCCGAGTTCGAACGGTCCTTGATCCGGGAGAGGCAGCGTGAAGGGATCGCCATAGCCAAGGCCAAGGGCAAGTACAAAGGCCGCAAGAAGGCGCTCACGAAGGAGCAGGTGGAGGAGATCAAGGCCAGGAAGGACCAGGGGGAACCCATGGCAAAGCTGGCGAGGGAATATGGCGTGAGCCGGACCACGTTGTATGCATCACTTTGA
- a CDS encoding ATP-binding protein codes for MTTSTFSKMITELTRLQQETEWVEFKENRAEPEEIGEYISALSNSAALVGERAGFLVWGVENGTHRIVGTTFDPASARVGSQELESWLVNHLSPRLHFRWHSGTVEGAHVVALEVPAARGYPVRFKDFEFIRVGSYKKKLKDYPDKAKALWKIFERTSFERDIAAEGIDASEVLALLDYPAYFDAVGVPLPENREGILDKLKQERFVLTRQDGGYDITNLGAILFAKDLGKFDRLGRKALRVIFYNGPNRIETIREQTGVKGYIVGYEGAVSYINDRLPANEIIGQALRTEMRMYPEIAIRELVANALIHQDFSIPGAGPMVEIFSDRMEFTNPGQSLIDPLRLIDHRPRSRNEDLAAFMRRVNICEERGSGIDKVITAVEQHQLPPPDFRIVGDNTVAVLFAPKKLAEMDPAEKIRACYQHACLCHESNTRMTNASLRKRFGIKDKNYATASRIIGDTIKAELVRPFDPEGGSKRLASYVPFWA; via the coding sequence ATGACCACGTCGACCTTCAGCAAGATGATCACCGAGTTGACCCGACTCCAGCAGGAGACCGAATGGGTCGAGTTCAAAGAGAACCGGGCGGAGCCCGAGGAAATCGGGGAGTACATCTCCGCGCTGTCCAATTCCGCAGCCCTGGTGGGCGAACGCGCTGGCTTTCTGGTCTGGGGCGTGGAAAACGGCACGCACCGCATCGTCGGCACGACGTTTGACCCCGCCAGCGCACGCGTCGGCAGCCAGGAGTTGGAAAGCTGGCTGGTCAACCATCTCTCGCCCAGGCTCCATTTCCGCTGGCATTCAGGCACGGTGGAAGGCGCGCACGTGGTTGCGCTCGAAGTGCCGGCTGCCCGCGGCTATCCTGTTCGGTTCAAGGATTTCGAGTTCATCCGAGTGGGGAGTTACAAGAAAAAGCTCAAAGACTACCCCGACAAAGCCAAGGCGCTCTGGAAGATATTCGAACGGACCTCGTTCGAGCGCGACATTGCCGCCGAGGGGATTGACGCTTCCGAGGTCCTCGCCCTCCTGGACTATCCCGCATACTTCGACGCCGTGGGCGTGCCGCTTCCGGAGAACAGGGAGGGCATACTCGACAAGCTCAAACAGGAACGCTTTGTCCTCACCCGGCAAGACGGCGGATATGACATCACGAATCTCGGGGCGATCCTGTTCGCCAAGGACCTCGGCAAGTTCGACCGCCTTGGCCGAAAGGCCTTGCGCGTCATCTTTTACAACGGTCCCAACCGCATCGAGACCATCCGGGAACAGACAGGCGTCAAAGGCTATATCGTGGGGTATGAGGGGGCGGTGTCCTACATCAACGACCGTCTTCCCGCGAATGAAATCATCGGTCAGGCCCTGCGCACGGAAATGCGGATGTATCCGGAAATCGCCATCCGCGAGTTAGTGGCCAACGCCCTGATTCACCAGGATTTCAGTATTCCCGGCGCAGGCCCCATGGTGGAGATTTTCTCCGACAGGATGGAGTTCACCAATCCGGGGCAATCGCTCATCGATCCTTTGCGTTTGATCGATCACCGTCCCCGGTCGCGCAACGAAGATCTGGCCGCGTTCATGCGCCGGGTCAACATTTGCGAGGAGCGGGGCAGCGGCATAGACAAGGTCATCACGGCGGTGGAGCAACACCAGTTGCCGCCTCCGGATTTCAGAATCGTTGGGGACAACACCGTGGCCGTGTTGTTCGCCCCGAAGAAGCTTGCGGAAATGGACCCTGCCGAGAAGATTCGAGCGTGTTACCAGCATGCCTGCCTCTGCCACGAGAGCAACACCCGCATGACCAACGCCTCCCTGCGCAAGCGCTTCGGCATCAAGGACAAAAACTATGCGACGGCATCCCGAATCATTGGCGATACCATCAAGGCAGAGCTTGTCCGGCCTTTTGACCCCGAGGGTGGGTCGAAACGGTTGGCTTCATACGTGCCATTCTGGGCATGA
- a CDS encoding Hsp20/alpha crystallin family protein: MDFARLNPWNWFKKENEQEKAIPVKREQVESQSYMPAARLGGIHSEIDHLFEDFFRNFGIESPLASSSFTGLPQPDVFKPKVDIAGSEKEYTISAELPGIEESEIDIELQGDSLIIKAEKRQEEKTEDKGYYRVERHYGAYKRVLTMPEDADPEGIKAKHKNGVLTISLPRKEGAGKSSKRIPIQS; this comes from the coding sequence ATGGACTTTGCAAGGCTTAATCCCTGGAATTGGTTCAAAAAGGAAAATGAGCAGGAAAAAGCCATTCCTGTGAAGCGTGAACAAGTCGAATCCCAATCGTACATGCCTGCGGCGCGGTTGGGTGGTATTCATTCTGAAATAGACCACCTTTTCGAGGATTTTTTCCGCAACTTCGGAATTGAATCCCCGTTGGCCAGTTCGTCGTTCACGGGATTGCCGCAACCTGACGTCTTCAAGCCGAAGGTCGACATCGCTGGTTCAGAAAAGGAATACACCATTTCTGCTGAACTGCCTGGAATAGAAGAGTCCGAGATCGACATCGAGTTGCAGGGAGATTCCCTCATCATCAAGGCAGAAAAACGGCAGGAAGAGAAGACCGAGGACAAAGGCTATTATCGGGTTGAACGGCACTATGGCGCGTATAAGCGCGTGTTGACCATGCCAGAGGATGCTGACCCTGAAGGCATCAAAGCGAAACACAAAAACGGTGTTTTGACCATTTCGCTTCCTCGAAAAGAAGGCGCGGGTAAGTCATCGAAAAGGATACCGATCCAGAGTTAG